In the Prochlorococcus sp. MIT 1307 genome, one interval contains:
- a CDS encoding rubredoxin, producing the protein MKYQCRDCVYAYYPERGDPANGIPPKTKFEELPENWLCPVCGARKARFKII; encoded by the coding sequence ATGAAATACCAATGCCGAGATTGTGTTTATGCCTACTACCCAGAGAGAGGTGATCCAGCAAATGGGATACCACCTAAAACTAAATTTGAAGAATTACCGGAGAACTGGCTATGTCCTGTGTGCGGTGCTAGGAAAGCGAGGTTCAAAATTATATAA
- a CDS encoding DUF3804 family protein, whose translation MADKDQILLILEEFASKDRMGSFLIDNTTPDFLFIRPSGNPIDAKGFAEMWSSGDLVLETAEITKVHKFDFLCDDVAMCVFTMGSKFTYKGMPNSDLPTVTSIFKRVDGSWKIKWMQRSTGQSDMSLWN comes from the coding sequence ATGGCTGATAAAGATCAAATTCTTTTAATCCTTGAGGAGTTTGCATCCAAGGATCGGATGGGTTCTTTCTTGATCGATAACACAACACCAGACTTTTTATTTATTCGCCCAAGTGGCAACCCAATAGATGCAAAAGGATTTGCAGAGATGTGGTCTTCAGGGGATCTTGTCTTAGAAACTGCTGAAATCACTAAGGTTCATAAATTTGATTTCTTGTGTGACGACGTTGCTATGTGCGTATTCACTATGGGATCAAAATTTACTTATAAAGGAATGCCTAATAGTGACCTGCCAACAGTAACGTCAATTTTCAAGAGGGTTGATGGTTCTTGGAAAATCAAGTGGATGCAAAGGTCAACTGGTCAATCAGATATGTCTTTGTGGAATTAA
- a CDS encoding 2Fe-2S iron-sulfur cluster-binding protein → MKDITTSNANFTINIEINSLRRSFICKADQTVLEAAEEASISLPSSCLVGMCCSCAALLKEGSIAMEEAMGLKTDLREKGFVLLCQSYPKSDLYLIANQEEAVSS, encoded by the coding sequence ATGAAAGACATTACTACTAGCAATGCTAACTTTACTATCAATATTGAGATTAATTCTTTGCGACGAAGCTTCATTTGTAAAGCCGATCAGACAGTTTTAGAGGCAGCAGAAGAGGCCAGTATTTCATTGCCTAGTTCTTGTCTTGTAGGAATGTGCTGCAGTTGTGCTGCCCTTTTAAAAGAAGGTTCCATCGCGATGGAAGAAGCGATGGGATTAAAAACTGATTTAAGAGAAAAGGGCTTTGTCCTTTTATGCCAGTCCTATCCCAAGTCCGACTTGTATTTAATAGCCAACCAAGAAGAGGCGGTATCCAGTTAA
- a CDS encoding permease gives MSRLSTAWAIFQGLLLEALPFLLIGVAIAGLSRWLAPQAAWIRRIPRQPLLAPVIGALLGFALPACECGNVPVARRLLANGAPLGTGLGFLFAAPVLNPIVLVSTWVAFPDKPWLLLARPLSAFLIALALSVVLTKIPEAKLLDPALLTERRLNQPLGIAGLLERSSGMLNATPRYQEYRPFSERLNPVQILLKSTNEFLDLLALLILGCAIAAAVQSGLPRSWLLSVGSSPTLSILALMLLALVVSVCSSVDAFLALGFSAQVTPGALLAFLLLGPVIDLKLAGLLTVLLRPRAIVITFLLASIFVLLVGQWVNLWLL, from the coding sequence ATGTCTCGTCTCTCCACAGCTTGGGCAATCTTTCAAGGGCTATTACTAGAGGCTTTGCCTTTTTTATTGATTGGAGTTGCTATTGCCGGGTTGTCTAGATGGCTTGCTCCTCAGGCTGCTTGGATAAGACGCATTCCTCGACAGCCTTTGTTGGCACCAGTTATTGGGGCACTATTAGGATTTGCTTTGCCAGCTTGTGAATGCGGAAATGTTCCCGTTGCACGACGCCTATTGGCTAATGGAGCTCCTTTGGGGACGGGATTGGGATTTTTATTTGCGGCACCTGTTCTGAATCCGATTGTTCTAGTAAGCACGTGGGTTGCATTTCCCGATAAACCTTGGCTGTTGTTGGCACGGCCTCTATCTGCATTCTTGATAGCGCTTGCACTCTCAGTAGTGCTCACGAAAATCCCTGAAGCCAAGCTCTTGGATCCTGCGCTATTGACAGAACGTCGTCTTAACCAGCCTCTAGGTATTGCTGGGCTTCTTGAACGAAGTAGTGGAATGTTAAATGCAACTCCTCGATACCAAGAGTACCGGCCTTTCTCAGAACGACTCAATCCTGTTCAGATTTTGCTCAAAAGCACTAATGAATTTCTTGATCTTTTGGCATTACTTATTCTGGGTTGTGCCATAGCAGCTGCTGTTCAGAGTGGGTTGCCGCGCAGTTGGCTCCTTTCAGTTGGATCGTCTCCGACACTTTCAATACTTGCACTGATGTTATTAGCGCTTGTTGTATCAGTCTGTTCAAGTGTTGATGCTTTTCTAGCTCTTGGTTTTTCTGCTCAGGTAACCCCTGGTGCACTTCTGGCGTTTTTGTTGCTTGGCCCTGTAATAGATCTGAAGTTGGCAGGTTTGTTGACTGTCCTTTTGAGGCCTAGAGCCATCGTTATAACCTTTTTACTTGCTTCAATCTTTGTACTCCTGGTTGGGCAGTGGGTGAATCTATGGCTACTTTAA
- a CDS encoding protein adenylyltransferase SelO — translation MTSAPMPATSSAFESPTTKTFAEFSQRADYSLMDSLQVDPHATSDGDDHQPRQVFSGHYVPVTPTAIPAPEYIAHSKALFNELGLSHELALEEQFRRLFSGDISVAKAPMRPFGWATGYALTIYGTEYIEQCPFGTGNGYGDGRAISVFEGLFNGRRWEMQLKGGGPTPYCRGADGRAVLRSSVREFLAQDYMHALGVPTSRSLTLYVSRSETVRRPWYAQGSTSINPDILVESPTAITTRVAPSFLRVGQIELFARRARSNSHQDAEIELKMIVKHLIERNYKKVIDPTLTFTDQVVELAYLFRKRITSLVANWMRVGYCQGNFNSDNCAAGGFTLDYGPFGFCELFDPRFQPWTGGGDHFSFFNQPVAAESNYHMFWVAIRPLLADNKKALIRLDKIRDEFAEAMNQELEAMWAKKLGLISYDTTLMNELLQLLVLSKVDYTIFFRKLSHIPDQLKDLKESFYQPSSEQVDTQWERWLQRWRDRIISCGDVSVTSAAMKRSNPKYTWREWLVEPAYKKAEQGDYSLIMELQAMFSNPYDEQSSEMDTKYNRQKPKKFFNAGGVSHYSCSS, via the coding sequence ATGACGAGCGCCCCCATGCCAGCTACATCGAGCGCATTCGAATCGCCCACAACAAAAACTTTCGCTGAGTTTTCACAACGAGCCGACTATTCGCTCATGGATTCACTCCAGGTGGATCCTCATGCAACTAGCGATGGCGACGATCACCAACCCCGACAAGTGTTCTCCGGTCATTACGTACCGGTAACTCCCACTGCCATTCCGGCGCCGGAATACATCGCACACAGTAAAGCATTATTCAACGAACTAGGACTAAGTCATGAGCTTGCCCTAGAAGAACAATTTCGCCGTCTGTTTTCAGGCGACATCAGCGTGGCGAAGGCGCCAATGCGTCCCTTTGGTTGGGCTACTGGTTATGCCCTCACGATCTACGGCACTGAATACATAGAGCAGTGTCCATTTGGAACCGGCAACGGCTACGGCGATGGCCGGGCAATTTCCGTGTTCGAAGGCCTCTTCAACGGTAGACGCTGGGAGATGCAACTAAAAGGAGGAGGCCCGACACCGTACTGCCGTGGCGCCGATGGACGTGCCGTACTCCGATCCAGCGTAAGGGAGTTTCTTGCGCAGGATTACATGCATGCCCTGGGAGTTCCGACCTCACGATCTCTGACGCTGTATGTGTCCCGATCCGAAACAGTGCGCAGGCCCTGGTACGCCCAGGGCTCCACATCCATTAATCCCGACATCCTGGTGGAAAGCCCTACGGCAATCACAACACGCGTAGCACCATCCTTTCTTCGTGTCGGCCAGATTGAGCTGTTTGCCCGTCGAGCACGCAGCAATTCGCATCAGGATGCTGAGATCGAGCTGAAGATGATCGTGAAGCATTTGATCGAGCGAAACTACAAGAAAGTGATTGATCCAACTCTTACCTTCACCGATCAAGTGGTCGAACTAGCCTACCTGTTTCGCAAACGGATCACATCACTGGTGGCTAACTGGATGCGAGTTGGGTACTGCCAAGGCAATTTCAACAGTGACAACTGTGCAGCGGGTGGCTTCACCCTTGACTACGGTCCTTTCGGATTTTGCGAACTATTCGATCCCAGATTTCAGCCTTGGACAGGAGGCGGCGACCATTTCTCATTCTTCAACCAACCAGTTGCGGCCGAATCCAATTATCATATGTTTTGGGTAGCCATCCGACCTTTGCTCGCCGACAACAAAAAGGCACTGATAAGGCTGGACAAAATCCGAGACGAATTCGCCGAAGCCATGAATCAAGAGCTCGAGGCTATGTGGGCAAAGAAGCTCGGACTGATCAGCTATGACACAACTCTGATGAATGAACTGCTACAGCTCTTAGTTCTCTCCAAGGTAGACTACACAATCTTTTTTCGAAAACTGTCTCACATTCCAGACCAGCTTAAGGACTTAAAAGAAAGCTTCTACCAGCCCAGCTCAGAACAAGTTGATACCCAGTGGGAGAGATGGCTGCAACGATGGCGGGATCGCATCATCAGCTGTGGTGACGTCAGCGTGACATCCGCAGCGATGAAACGCAGCAACCCCAAATACACCTGGCGCGAATGGCTGGTCGAGCCCGCTTACAAGAAGGCCGAACAAGGTGATTACAGCCTCATTATGGAGTTACAGGCTATGTTCAGCAATCCCTACGATGAACAATCATCGGAGATGGATACAAAGTACAACCGCCAAAAACCCAAGAAATTCTTCAACGCCGGGGGCGTGTCCCACTACAGCTGCTCCTCCTGA
- a CDS encoding TIGR03943 family putative permease subunit, translating into MATLIGPILLGLWGWLMLWSTWSGRLALLLRGVFHPVVGVTGMLLIMLAVILLFPRFRQNRKRIPLAWSLSSLLAIFSLLFPPDPSFSELAANRPGSNFYQSPRLTFYLPPEQRTLMEWVFILNSQPDPYLHNGAPVRIKGFVLDRSDETPMIARLMVRCCLADATPVGLHVQWPEGVVPKKDEWLEIEGIMAVHELNGNLFNVVQPKDIRNIPRPKNPLEL; encoded by the coding sequence ATGGCTACTTTAATTGGCCCAATTCTTTTGGGCCTTTGGGGATGGTTAATGCTATGGAGTACCTGGTCAGGTCGCCTTGCCCTGCTTTTGCGAGGCGTGTTCCATCCTGTGGTCGGTGTGACAGGGATGCTATTAATCATGCTGGCGGTAATTCTGCTGTTTCCACGCTTTCGGCAAAATCGAAAGAGAATTCCTCTGGCCTGGTCTTTGAGCTCTCTTCTGGCCATCTTTTCTTTGTTGTTTCCTCCAGATCCTTCCTTTAGTGAGTTAGCCGCTAATCGTCCTGGCAGTAACTTTTATCAATCACCTCGCCTTACTTTTTACTTGCCCCCTGAGCAGCGTACGTTGATGGAATGGGTTTTTATTTTGAACAGTCAACCCGATCCCTATTTACATAATGGTGCACCTGTCCGGATCAAGGGCTTTGTTTTGGATAGATCTGATGAAACGCCAATGATAGCTAGGTTGATGGTTAGATGTTGCCTTGCTGATGCGACTCCTGTTGGTTTGCATGTGCAGTGGCCTGAAGGTGTTGTTCCTAAGAAAGATGAGTGGTTAGAAATTGAAGGCATCATGGCTGTTCATGAGTTGAACGGAAATCTTTTCAATGTGGTTCAACCCAAAGATATCCGCAATATTCCACGTCCGAAGAACCCACTAGAACTATGA